One genomic region from Motacilla alba alba isolate MOTALB_02 chromosome 5, Motacilla_alba_V1.0_pri, whole genome shotgun sequence encodes:
- the LOC119701980 gene encoding Fanconi anemia group M protein-like codes for MVHREFHPAAIFSQIPEQDVSYAEDSFCVGDEEEEEAPSGCSEEEVCVDWELLPREGCSSSSSRQYLTRRRRRLSQARRAGSAPAPPQQKKPSRIIVLSDSSEEETAGSRERPLAAGQGKGQLPEALPSAPSAQHRSGAGEQDTERLLGLGASVSGVLGPPPEQPGRSTSVPPAGCRSTDLQAAAEVLSSLKTHGSSSGSACPAVPNPSSATARISSVPGEHSPFPAGISRVPGEHSPFPAGISRVPSEHSPSPAGISRVPSEHSPSPAGISRVPGEHSPSPAGISRVPGEHSPFPAGISRVPGEHSPSLAGISRVPSEHSPSPAGISRVPGEHSPSPAGISRVPGEHSPFPAGISRVPGEHSPSLAGISRVPGEHSSFPAGISRVPGEHSPSLCILADSREICSGPEVLSCLRAVHGLRVQVCSLGTSDYIVSNRLAVDRVLQSELQSPGNRNKLSQRLQRLQGIFERICVIVETDRVRPGETSRCFQRTQYYDGVLSALVQAGIRILFSSCQGETAALLKELALLEHRKDAAIQVPTEPEGHRRDLLNFYLSIPNLSYGAALNLCHSFGSIAAVANSSVPALAAGARLSRPQAEELHRFLRHDFDLQLLPQGKS; via the exons ATGGTCCATCGGGAATTCCACCCCGCGGCCATCTTCTCCCag ATCCCCGAGCAGGACGTGTCTTATGCTGAGGACAGTTTCTGTGTGggggacgaggaggaggaggaggctccCAGTGGCTGCAGCGAGGAGGAAGTGTGTGTGGATTGGGAGCTGCTCCCCCgggagggctgcagcagcagcagcagcaggcagtaCCTGACCCGCcgcaggaggaggctgagccAGGCCCGGCGGGCAGGGAGCGCTCCTGCCCCGCCGCAGCAGAAGAAACCTTCCAGGATCATCGTCCTGAGTGACTCCAGCGAGGAGGAGAcggcaggcagcagggagaggcccctggcagcggggcagggcaaGGGGCAGCTCCCCGAggctctgccctcagcccccTCTGCGCAGCAcaggagcggggctggggaaCAGGACACAGAGAGGCTGCTGGGCCTGGGAGCTTCGGTGTCTGGGGTGCTGGGtccacccccagagcagccaggcaggagcacatCCGTGcccccagctggctgcaggagcacggatctgcaggctgctgctgag GTGCTCAGCTCTTTGAAGACCCAcgggagcagctcaggctcgGCGTGTCCTGCTGTCCCAAACCCTTCATCAGCCACGGCTCGGATTTCCAGTGTTCCCGGGGAgcacagccctttcccagctgggatctCCCGTGTTCCCGGGGAgcacagccctttcccagctgggatctCCCGTGTTccctctgagcacagcccctccCCGGCTGGCATCTCCCGTGTTccctctgagcacagcccctccCCGGCTGGGATCTCCCGTGTTCCCGGGGAGCACAGCCCCTCCCCGGCTGGGATCTCCCGTGTTCCCGGGGAgcacagccctttcccagctgggatctCCCGTGTTCCCGGGGagcacagcccctctctggCTGGGATCTCCCGTGTTccctctgagcacagcccctccCCGGCTGGGATCTCCCGTGTTCCCGGGGAGCACAGCCCCTCCCCGGCTGGGATCTCCCGTGTTCCCGGGGAgcacagccctttcccagctgggatctCCCGTGTTCCCGGGGagcacagcccctccctggctGGCATCTCCCGTGTTCCCGGGGAGCACAGCTCTTTCCCAGCTGGCATCTCCCGTGTTCCCGGGGAGCACAGCCCCTCGCTGTGCATCCTGGCGGACAGCCGGGAGATCTGCTCGGGGCCGGAGGTGCTCTCGTGCCTGCGGGCCGTGCACGGGCTCCGGGTGCAGGTCTGCTCCCTGGGCACCAGCGATTACATCGTCAGCAACCGCCTGGCCGTGGACAGGGTGCTCCAGTcggagctgcagagccctgggaacaGGAACAAACTCAGCCAGAGGCTGCAGCGCCTGCAGGGCATCTTCGAGAGGATCTGTGTGATTGTGGAGACGGACAGGGTCAGGCCAG GAGAAACCTCCCGGTGTTTCCAGAGGACTCAGTACTACGATGGAGTGCTCTCGGCCTTGGTCCAGGCTGGAATAAGGATCCtcttcagctcctgccagggggaaactgcagctttgctgaaggagctggctctgctggagcacaggaaggACGCTGCCATCCAGGTGCCAACAGAGCCGGAGGGGCACCGGCGGGACCTCCTCAACTTCTACCTGAGCATTCCCAACCTCAGCTACGGAGCTGCCCTCAACCTCTGCCACTCCTTCGGCTCCATCGCAGCCGTGGCCAACAG CTCGGTCCCGGCGCtggcggcgggggcgcggctGAGCCGGCCCCAGGCCGAGGAGCTCCATCGGTTCCTGCGCCACGACTTcgacctgcagctgctgcctcaggggaAGAGCTGA